The following are from one region of the Mesorhizobium sp. B2-8-5 genome:
- a CDS encoding sulfurtransferase TusA family protein, translated as MHEQKAKPPANYDLKGLNCPLPVLKARKRLAAMRPGTRLWLETTDPLAVIDIPAFCADAGHQLVETAAVAGGHRFLVERGNAA; from the coding sequence ATGCATGAACAAAAGGCAAAGCCGCCCGCCAACTACGATCTCAAGGGACTGAACTGTCCGTTGCCGGTGCTGAAGGCCCGCAAGCGACTGGCCGCGATGCGACCTGGCACCCGGCTGTGGCTCGAAACCACCGATCCGCTCGCGGTGATCGACATCCCGGCCTTCTGCGCCGATGCCGGTCACCAATTGGTCGAAACGGCCGCGGTCGCCGGCGGCCACCGCTTCCTGGTCGAGCGCGGCAACGCGGCCTGA
- a CDS encoding D-alanyl-D-alanine carboxypeptidase family protein, with amino-acid sequence MRQRHFLNLLLAGALALPALAGAAHANPVVLFDLKSGSILEHQDAFKRWYPASLSKLMTAYVTFRAIQAGEVALDSPIKVTKHSAGEPPSKMGFKPGSVMRLDNALKMMLVKSANDIAMAVGENIGGSQAAFADRMNAEAARLGMVGTHFVNPNGLYSPEQYTTARDLAVLVAALRNDFPQYAPWFSIEGLAVGKRAIPNYNLLIGRYPGADGMKTGFVCSSGFNMIGSATRNGRTLVAVVLGEKSAISRAEAAAKLLDLGFEMPSATSTTLGALKPYGDTLSPNDMHDEICAKKPKEEQSEAAPEVAAKDKSKSPYQVKLDHPTLVAVGLGGATGPAPKAFVDQVDQNYADVPLPIWRPDRPAPAGAEPLATAAAGAQGDQPVKAAN; translated from the coding sequence ATGCGGCAAAGGCATTTCCTCAACCTGTTGCTGGCAGGCGCGCTGGCGCTTCCGGCGCTCGCCGGCGCGGCGCATGCCAACCCGGTCGTGCTTTTCGACCTCAAAAGCGGCTCCATTCTGGAGCATCAGGACGCGTTCAAGCGTTGGTATCCGGCCTCGCTCAGCAAGCTGATGACGGCCTATGTCACCTTCCGCGCGATCCAGGCGGGCGAGGTGGCGCTCGATTCGCCGATCAAGGTGACGAAGCATTCGGCGGGCGAGCCGCCGAGCAAGATGGGCTTCAAGCCCGGCTCGGTGATGCGGCTCGACAATGCGCTGAAGATGATGCTGGTCAAGTCGGCCAACGACATCGCCATGGCCGTCGGCGAGAATATCGGCGGGTCGCAAGCCGCCTTCGCCGACCGCATGAACGCCGAGGCGGCCCGGCTCGGCATGGTCGGCACGCATTTCGTCAACCCGAACGGGCTCTATTCGCCGGAACAGTACACGACCGCGCGCGACCTTGCCGTGCTGGTGGCGGCGCTGCGCAATGATTTTCCGCAATATGCGCCCTGGTTCTCGATCGAGGGCCTTGCCGTCGGCAAGAGGGCCATCCCGAACTACAATCTGCTGATCGGCCGCTATCCCGGCGCCGACGGCATGAAGACCGGCTTCGTCTGCTCTTCCGGGTTCAACATGATCGGCTCGGCGACGCGCAACGGGCGCACGCTGGTCGCCGTCGTGCTTGGCGAGAAATCGGCGATCAGCCGCGCCGAAGCGGCGGCAAAGCTGCTCGATCTGGGTTTTGAGATGCCGTCGGCCACTTCGACCACGCTTGGCGCTCTCAAGCCCTATGGCGACACGCTGTCGCCCAACGACATGCATGACGAGATCTGCGCGAAGAAACCGAAGGAGGAGCAGTCCGAGGCGGCGCCCGAGGTTGCGGCCAAGGACAAGTCGAAATCGCCCTACCAGGTGAAGCTCGACCACCCGACACTGGTCGCGGTCGGACTCGGCGGCGCCACGGGGCCAGCGCCCAAGGCATTCGTCGACCAGGTCGACCAGAACTATGCCGATGTGCCGCTGCCGATCTGGCGGCCGGACAGACCGGCGCCGGCCGGCGCCGAGCCGCTGGCGACGGCCGCCGCCGGAGCCCAGGGCGACCAGCCCGTCAAAGCTGCCAACTAG
- a CDS encoding CobW family GTP-binding protein, with protein sequence MSGFPIPVSVLTGFLGAGKTTLLNRLLKDPELADTAVIINEFGEVAIDHLLVEQASDGIIQLSDGCLCCTVRGDLVDTLADLVDRLQTGRIAKLARVVVETTGLADPAPVLQSIMAHPALVQAFRLDGVITLVDAVNGEATLDAHVEAVKQAAVADRIVLTKADLADAAGVEALRARLKQINPGAVVLDVGEAGAAALFNCGLYDPETKSADVRRWLGEEAAHDQDHHHDQDHHHNHDHHHHDGDDDHGRHHHAHRHDTRVRSHSLVHDGPVPFATIEMFLDLLRSTHGEKLLRMKGVIELAEDPSRPVVIHGVQKILHPPARLPAWPDGQRGTRLVLITLDMPDDYIRRLFAAFTNKPSIDTPDRAALEANPLAIAGL encoded by the coding sequence ATGAGCGGCTTTCCCATTCCCGTTTCGGTGCTCACCGGCTTTCTCGGCGCCGGCAAGACGACTCTGCTCAACCGGCTGCTCAAGGATCCGGAGCTTGCCGACACGGCGGTGATCATCAACGAGTTCGGCGAGGTTGCGATCGATCATCTCCTGGTCGAGCAGGCCTCGGACGGCATCATCCAGCTTTCCGACGGCTGCCTCTGCTGCACGGTGCGCGGCGACCTGGTCGACACACTCGCCGATCTCGTCGACCGGCTGCAGACCGGCCGTATCGCGAAACTGGCCCGCGTCGTCGTCGAGACGACGGGTCTGGCCGATCCGGCGCCGGTGCTGCAGTCGATCATGGCGCATCCGGCGCTGGTGCAGGCGTTCCGGCTCGACGGCGTCATCACGCTGGTCGACGCCGTCAACGGTGAGGCGACGCTCGATGCCCATGTCGAGGCGGTGAAACAGGCCGCGGTGGCCGACCGCATCGTGCTGACCAAGGCCGACCTTGCCGACGCGGCCGGGGTAGAGGCGTTGCGGGCAAGACTCAAGCAGATCAATCCGGGCGCCGTCGTGCTCGATGTCGGCGAGGCCGGCGCCGCGGCGCTGTTCAATTGCGGCCTCTATGATCCTGAGACCAAGTCCGCCGACGTGCGGCGCTGGCTTGGCGAAGAGGCGGCGCATGATCAGGATCATCACCATGATCAGGATCATCACCATAATCACGACCATCATCACCATGACGGTGACGATGATCATGGCCGCCATCACCATGCGCATCGCCACGACACGCGCGTGCGCTCGCACTCGCTTGTCCATGACGGCCCGGTGCCGTTCGCGACGATCGAGATGTTCCTCGACCTTCTGCGCTCGACGCATGGCGAGAAACTCCTGCGCATGAAGGGCGTCATCGAGCTCGCGGAGGACCCCTCGCGGCCGGTGGTCATCCACGGCGTGCAGAAGATCCTGCATCCGCCGGCAAGACTGCCGGCCTGGCCCGATGGCCAGCGCGGCACCAGGCTGGTGCTGATCACGCTCGATATGCCGGATGATTATATCCGGCGGCTGTTCGCCGCCTTCACCAACAAGCCGTCGATCGACACGCCGGACCGCGCGGCGCTGGAAGCCAATCCGCTGGCGATAGCTGGATTGTAA
- a CDS encoding M20 aminoacylase family protein: protein MPILNRAAQMQEEVAGWRRHLHQTPELNFDVFQTAGFVTEKLKAFGCDEVVTGLGKTGVVGIIRGRKGDGPTIGLRADMDALPIDEITGKPWASTVRGKMHACGHDGHTAMLLGAAKYLAETRNFTGTVAVIFQPAEEGGGGGNEMVKDGMMERFGIEKVFGMHNMPGLPVGQFAIKPGPIMAATAEFTITVKGRGGHAAMPHGTIDPIVIASQLVGALQTIASRSTDPVEAVVVSVTKFHAGDAYNVIPESAEIAGTVRTLKKEVAKKSEERIRALCAGLASAFGATIAVDYDANYPVTFNHAEETVFAGDVAADIAGDSHVHRAIQPVMGGEDFSYMLEARPGAFIFIGNGDSAGLHHPAYDFNDEVIPHGMSYWVKLAETALAA, encoded by the coding sequence ATGCCGATTCTGAACCGCGCCGCGCAAATGCAGGAAGAAGTCGCCGGATGGCGACGACATCTGCACCAGACACCGGAGCTGAATTTCGACGTCTTCCAGACCGCCGGCTTCGTCACCGAAAAGCTGAAGGCGTTCGGCTGCGACGAGGTGGTGACGGGACTGGGCAAGACCGGCGTCGTCGGCATCATCCGCGGTCGCAAGGGCGATGGCCCGACCATCGGGCTGCGCGCCGACATGGACGCGCTGCCGATCGACGAGATCACCGGCAAGCCATGGGCCTCGACCGTGCGCGGCAAGATGCATGCCTGCGGCCATGACGGCCATACCGCGATGCTGCTTGGAGCCGCCAAATACCTCGCCGAGACGCGCAATTTCACCGGCACCGTGGCGGTGATCTTCCAGCCGGCCGAGGAAGGCGGCGGCGGCGGCAACGAAATGGTCAAGGACGGCATGATGGAGCGCTTCGGCATCGAGAAAGTGTTCGGCATGCACAACATGCCGGGCCTGCCGGTCGGCCAGTTCGCCATCAAGCCGGGCCCGATCATGGCCGCGACCGCCGAATTCACCATCACCGTCAAGGGCCGCGGCGGCCATGCCGCGATGCCGCACGGCACGATCGATCCGATCGTCATCGCCAGCCAGCTGGTCGGCGCGCTGCAGACCATCGCCTCGCGCAGCACCGATCCGGTCGAGGCTGTGGTGGTATCGGTGACGAAGTTCCATGCCGGCGACGCCTACAACGTCATTCCCGAAAGTGCCGAGATCGCCGGTACCGTGCGCACGCTGAAGAAGGAAGTGGCCAAGAAATCGGAAGAGCGCATTCGCGCGCTCTGCGCCGGGCTCGCCTCCGCCTTCGGCGCCACCATCGCGGTGGATTACGACGCCAACTACCCCGTCACCTTCAATCATGCCGAGGAGACCGTGTTTGCGGGCGATGTCGCCGCCGATATCGCCGGCGACAGCCATGTCCACCGCGCCATCCAGCCGGTGATGGGCGGCGAGGATTTCTCCTATATGCTGGAAGCCCGCCCCGGCGCCTTCATCTTCATCGGCAACGGCGACTCGGCCGGCCTGCATCACCCCGCCTACGACTTCAACGACGAGGTCATCCCGCACGGCATGAGCTATTGGGTGAAGCTGGCCGAAACCGCGCTGGCCGCCTGA
- a CDS encoding ABC transporter permease yields the protein MTTISRRLTGARGSRQGMWMLPLLIVLAITLWLSLETAQFLNGENLLNLVPQAMPLVITAVGQMFVILLGGLDLSVGSMISFTTAVLALGGPAWVLIPAVFVLAALVGFGNGFIITRFNVHPIIATLSTQYILLGITRILRPVSGGTVPDIVISAVAGSFFGIPMPVFWGVFTLLVAWKLLYGSRFGLHLFAIGGGVSSSVEDAAHNFGIADRRNIVLAYVICACFAALAGIFLAGRIVSGDPNVGLLFELDAITAVAIGGTQLSGGIGSLHGTVIGALVMALLANGMNLTNVSPFIQTTIKGAILLFVVALQSRKKMGL from the coding sequence ATGACAACCATTAGCAGACGCCTGACGGGCGCGAGAGGATCGCGGCAAGGCATGTGGATGCTGCCCTTGCTGATCGTTCTGGCCATCACGCTTTGGCTCAGCCTCGAGACGGCGCAGTTCCTCAACGGGGAGAATCTGCTCAATCTGGTGCCGCAGGCGATGCCGCTCGTCATCACGGCGGTCGGCCAGATGTTCGTCATCCTGCTCGGCGGGCTCGACCTTTCGGTAGGGTCGATGATCAGCTTCACGACGGCGGTGCTCGCCCTCGGCGGACCGGCCTGGGTGCTGATCCCGGCGGTATTCGTGCTGGCCGCGCTGGTCGGCTTCGGCAACGGCTTCATCATCACCCGCTTCAACGTGCATCCGATCATCGCGACGCTGTCGACGCAGTACATCCTGCTCGGGATCACGCGGATATTGCGGCCGGTTTCGGGCGGCACGGTGCCGGATATCGTCATCAGCGCCGTGGCCGGCTCCTTCTTCGGGATACCCATGCCGGTGTTCTGGGGGGTATTCACCCTCCTGGTCGCCTGGAAGCTGCTTTACGGTTCCCGCTTCGGGCTGCATCTTTTCGCGATCGGTGGTGGCGTCTCGTCCAGCGTGGAGGATGCGGCGCATAATTTCGGCATCGCCGACCGGCGCAACATCGTGCTTGCCTATGTGATCTGCGCCTGCTTCGCGGCGCTTGCCGGCATTTTCCTCGCCGGGCGCATCGTCTCGGGCGATCCAAATGTCGGGCTGCTGTTCGAGCTCGACGCGATCACGGCGGTGGCCATCGGCGGCACCCAGCTTTCCGGCGGCATCGGCAGCCTGCATGGGACCGTCATCGGCGCCCTTGTCATGGCGCTGCTTGCCAACGGCATGAACCTGACAAATGTGTCGCCCTTCATCCAGACCACCATCAAGGGGGCGATCCTGCTTTTTGTGGTCGCTCTGCAGTCGCGCAAAAAGATGGGGTTGTAA
- a CDS encoding ABC transporter permease, with the protein MMRRFLRVPPAYYVFGVLLLVLWIARPNMLNLNIMGIFVRQIVPLGILVLGQLLVMRVRSIDLSGGGVILLINYTISSGVFPGASMAFFIVLALAIGLAVGFFNGLMVGVRRVSAVIVTLAVGIVLVGIVQYLSSGKPPGDVPGMFADIYNTKLGPVPTPVIFWVVVSVALSLFLSRTVFGRYVTSVGENVQAAHFSGVPVARTVVLAHTLAGLFAGIAALVQTASIAVGSVRVGLDLPILAVAATILGGVVFGRGEGGVWGPFFGVLSFALLFVVMTTFGVDEPGKLIAQGLIILLAAILYGIRSRSN; encoded by the coding sequence ATGATGCGCCGCTTCCTGCGCGTCCCTCCTGCCTACTACGTCTTTGGCGTGCTGCTCCTGGTTCTGTGGATCGCGCGGCCGAACATGCTCAATCTCAACATCATGGGCATATTCGTGCGCCAGATCGTGCCGCTCGGCATATTGGTGCTGGGCCAGCTTCTGGTGATGCGGGTGCGAAGCATCGACCTGTCGGGCGGCGGTGTCATCCTGCTCATCAACTACACCATCTCGTCCGGCGTCTTTCCCGGCGCTTCCATGGCTTTCTTCATTGTCCTGGCGCTGGCCATCGGGCTGGCCGTCGGGTTCTTCAACGGCCTCATGGTCGGGGTGAGGCGGGTCTCGGCCGTCATCGTCACGCTCGCCGTCGGCATCGTCCTGGTCGGGATCGTGCAGTATCTGTCGAGCGGCAAGCCGCCCGGCGATGTGCCCGGCATGTTCGCCGACATCTACAACACCAAGCTCGGCCCGGTGCCGACGCCGGTGATCTTCTGGGTGGTGGTTTCGGTGGCGCTGTCGCTGTTCCTGTCGCGCACGGTCTTCGGCCGTTATGTGACGTCGGTCGGCGAGAACGTGCAGGCGGCGCATTTCTCCGGCGTCCCGGTCGCGCGCACGGTCGTGCTTGCGCATACGCTGGCGGGCTTGTTCGCTGGCATCGCCGCGCTGGTCCAGACGGCTTCGATTGCCGTCGGCAGCGTCCGGGTCGGCCTCGACCTGCCGATCCTGGCGGTCGCCGCGACCATCCTCGGCGGCGTCGTTTTCGGCCGTGGGGAAGGTGGCGTCTGGGGGCCTTTCTTCGGCGTGCTGTCCTTTGCGCTGCTGTTCGTGGTGATGACAACCTTCGGCGTCGACGAGCCCGGCAAGCTGATCGCGCAAGGCCTCATCATCCTGCTCGCGGCGATCCTCTACGGCATCAGGAGCAGGTCGAACTGA
- a CDS encoding sugar ABC transporter ATP-binding protein — protein sequence MKTLVEMSDIRKAFAGTAALKGVSIALRSGSVHALMGENGAGKSTLMKILAGVHQPDGGAILRDGRQIAFHRPKDALEAGISTVFQELSLLPNLTIAENMFLGREPTTAFGGVDHRRMRREAGKALAELGLTLDPGTLVSRLSIAERQFVEIAHGIMTDASVFILDEPTAALNAADVEVLNRHIRRLKDEGKAVVYISHRMDEIFAICDTVTVLKDGELVGTRAIAEMTPASLIAMMVGRELADLFPQRGDVSGPAMLSVEGFRITERSRPFSLALNRGEIVALAGLEGQGQQRFLRSLVGQYHPFAGRVTIKGKSLPLPVSPGGGVRRLQAMGVGFVPEDRKEDGLFLGLSVAHNIAAALHSKRSELALAAGYQRQVADMMSSLAVKASGPSAPVGTLSGGNQQKVLLGRYLAADIDILLVEEPTRGVDIGAKSEIYRLLRDFAGKGGAVLVLSRETIELIGLCDRICVVHNDTIVKEMPAADATEHNILDAALSANGEANEARGERR from the coding sequence GTGAAAACCCTTGTCGAAATGTCGGATATCCGGAAGGCCTTTGCCGGCACGGCGGCGCTGAAGGGCGTCTCCATCGCTCTCCGATCGGGCTCCGTCCATGCGCTGATGGGCGAGAACGGCGCCGGCAAATCGACGTTGATGAAGATCCTCGCCGGCGTCCATCAGCCGGATGGCGGCGCCATTCTGCGCGATGGGCGCCAGATCGCCTTCCACAGGCCGAAGGATGCGCTGGAAGCCGGCATCTCGACGGTGTTCCAGGAATTGTCGCTGCTGCCCAATCTGACGATCGCCGAAAACATGTTTCTCGGCCGAGAACCGACCACTGCTTTCGGCGGGGTCGACCATCGCCGCATGCGGCGCGAGGCGGGCAAGGCGCTTGCAGAGCTCGGCCTCACGCTCGATCCGGGCACACTGGTGTCGAGGCTCAGCATCGCCGAACGGCAGTTCGTGGAGATCGCGCACGGCATCATGACCGATGCCAGCGTGTTCATCCTCGACGAGCCGACGGCGGCGCTCAATGCCGCCGATGTCGAAGTGTTGAACCGCCACATCCGCAGACTGAAGGATGAGGGCAAGGCGGTGGTCTACATTTCGCACCGGATGGACGAAATCTTCGCCATCTGCGACACCGTCACGGTTCTGAAGGACGGCGAACTCGTCGGCACCAGGGCAATCGCCGAGATGACGCCGGCGTCGCTGATCGCGATGATGGTCGGCCGCGAGCTGGCCGATCTCTTTCCCCAGCGTGGCGATGTCTCCGGCCCCGCCATGCTTTCGGTCGAGGGTTTCCGCATCACCGAGCGCTCCAGGCCGTTCTCGCTGGCGCTCAACCGCGGCGAGATCGTTGCGCTGGCCGGCCTGGAGGGGCAGGGCCAGCAGCGCTTCCTGCGCTCGCTGGTCGGTCAATACCATCCTTTCGCCGGCCGTGTGACGATCAAGGGCAAGTCGCTGCCCTTGCCGGTGTCGCCTGGCGGCGGCGTGCGCCGGCTGCAGGCAATGGGCGTCGGCTTCGTACCAGAGGATCGCAAGGAAGACGGGCTCTTCCTCGGCCTTTCCGTGGCGCACAACATTGCCGCCGCACTCCATTCGAAACGGTCGGAACTGGCCTTGGCCGCCGGCTATCAGCGGCAGGTCGCCGACATGATGTCGAGCCTTGCCGTGAAGGCCAGCGGTCCGAGCGCCCCCGTCGGCACGCTGTCGGGCGGCAACCAGCAGAAGGTGCTGCTCGGCCGCTACCTCGCCGCCGACATCGACATCCTGCTCGTCGAAGAACCGACGCGCGGCGTCGACATCGGCGCAAAGTCCGAGATCTACCGGCTGCTGCGCGACTTTGCCGGCAAAGGCGGGGCGGTGTTGGTGCTGTCGCGCGAGACGATCGAGCTGATCGGGCTCTGCGACCGCATCTGCGTCGTCCACAACGACACGATCGTCAAGGAAATGCCGGCGGCAGACGCCACGGAGCACAACATCCTCGACGCCGCGCTCAGCGCCAACGGGGAGGCCAATGAGGCGAGAGGTGAGCGCCGATGA
- a CDS encoding L,D-transpeptidase family protein: MFAKLARTGVLIAAIGVAGCNDSSMKDFAPEANKPLPDKILADMKAKGMVRTSSVMARIFKEEGKLEIWKAKTNGRYDLVASYDICKWSGKLGPKYTEGDRQAPEGFYTVRPSQMNPRSNYHLSFNIGFPNAYDRANGRTGQNLMVHGACSSSGCYSMTDAQIEQIYAFGRDAFQGGQTEFQVQAFPFRMTAANMARYRSDPNYEFWKMLKVGYDNFEITKVPPKVDVCEKRYVFNQVAPEGTAFDPTGPCPATTQPDSLKTAYANYEKSYDAAFNSAVKSSTPPPKPTIAGVKEASIVSDWSKRRARGERVPIDPPSMNSDGSVTETTRMGRIDSPLGRKMAAADAEKEAKRKAEEQRLAAIEAAKAAKEQAKAQALAEKEAAKQAAQQPVVTAGVEPAAVQPAQQPADADQGTVSKLKKKLLGMFGG; encoded by the coding sequence ATGTTTGCCAAGCTTGCCCGCACCGGAGTCCTTATCGCCGCCATTGGCGTCGCCGGCTGCAATGATTCATCGATGAAGGATTTCGCGCCGGAGGCCAACAAGCCGTTGCCGGACAAGATCCTCGCCGACATGAAGGCCAAAGGCATGGTGCGCACCTCCTCGGTAATGGCGCGCATCTTCAAGGAAGAAGGCAAGCTGGAGATCTGGAAGGCCAAGACCAATGGCCGCTACGATCTCGTCGCCAGCTACGACATCTGCAAATGGTCGGGAAAGCTCGGCCCCAAATACACCGAGGGCGACCGCCAGGCGCCGGAGGGCTTCTATACGGTGCGTCCGTCGCAGATGAATCCGCGCTCGAATTATCATCTGTCCTTCAACATCGGCTTCCCCAACGCCTATGACCGCGCCAACGGCCGCACCGGCCAGAACCTGATGGTGCATGGCGCCTGTTCGTCGTCGGGCTGCTATTCGATGACAGACGCCCAGATCGAGCAGATCTATGCCTTCGGCCGCGACGCCTTCCAAGGCGGCCAGACCGAGTTCCAGGTCCAGGCTTTCCCGTTCCGCATGACCGCCGCCAACATGGCGCGCTACCGCAGCGACCCGAACTATGAATTCTGGAAGATGCTGAAGGTCGGCTACGACAATTTCGAGATCACCAAGGTGCCGCCGAAGGTCGACGTCTGCGAGAAGCGCTACGTCTTCAATCAGGTCGCGCCCGAAGGCACGGCCTTCGACCCGACTGGCCCCTGCCCCGCGACGACCCAGCCGGATTCGTTGAAGACGGCCTACGCCAATTACGAGAAGAGCTACGACGCGGCCTTCAATTCGGCCGTAAAATCGAGCACGCCGCCACCGAAGCCGACGATTGCCGGCGTAAAGGAAGCCAGCATCGTTTCCGACTGGTCGAAGCGCCGCGCCCGCGGCGAGCGCGTGCCGATCGATCCGCCGTCGATGAATTCGGACGGCTCGGTGACGGAAACGACCCGCATGGGCCGCATAGATTCCCCGCTCGGCCGCAAGATGGCAGCAGCCGACGCGGAAAAGGAAGCCAAGCGCAAGGCCGAAGAGCAGCGCCTCGCGGCGATCGAGGCGGCCAAGGCCGCCAAGGAACAGGCAAAGGCGCAGGCGCTGGCCGAGAAGGAGGCCGCCAAGCAGGCCGCGCAGCAGCCGGTCGTCACCGCCGGCGTCGAACCCGCGGCCGTCCAGCCAGCGCAGCAGCCCGCCGATGCCGACCAGGGCACCGTGTCGAAGCTGAAGAAGAAGCTGCTCGGCATGTTCGGCGGCTGA
- a CDS encoding NAD(P)-dependent oxidoreductase encodes MTSANILICDFVGLRFGADGNPDHSEVKAYIEAKGGVFHQTGIGSAGALDPGRLHFSYLPQLSTREELLAEAGDGRYDAVIAAATFIPAEARFRLGGVRIGTGTGNMGSASWGGGSGEGGEAPLMNTPGINSRATAQMAMKALLKVRPDLPVDRLNSLVAGGQFDTGKDLRHYPTEKLEGKRLAVIGYGNIGREFARLGQAFGMRVTIHARPRHRKWIELEGFDYAASMVEAARGADALSVHLGLGAFDAGRQKYANAGLIGDEVLSALNYGAVLINYDRGELVDVAALERALESGRISHAAIDADLFADGATLSGPMLPYLKLVEAYGQCLELLPHAAADTDHPSRVAGAKQAIDQIRAAIVDHRVHNLKGSLPSGFVDMGAKTPPGIGGINLRHLAALADDQNVAADLARSSALVAAFWERILAASEQERPALIASGGEAFAEAANRLSTLMRTYHLSGPFTSGSP; translated from the coding sequence ATGACATCAGCCAACATTCTGATCTGCGACTTTGTCGGCCTTCGCTTCGGCGCGGACGGCAATCCCGATCACAGCGAGGTCAAGGCTTACATCGAAGCCAAGGGCGGCGTGTTCCATCAGACAGGCATCGGCAGCGCTGGCGCCCTCGATCCCGGCAGGCTGCATTTCTCCTACCTGCCGCAATTGAGCACGCGGGAAGAATTGTTGGCCGAGGCTGGCGACGGCCGTTATGACGCCGTCATCGCCGCGGCTACCTTCATTCCGGCGGAGGCCAGGTTCCGCCTCGGCGGCGTGCGCATCGGGACCGGCACCGGCAATATGGGCTCGGCATCGTGGGGTGGGGGCAGCGGGGAAGGCGGCGAAGCGCCTCTCATGAACACGCCGGGCATCAACAGCCGCGCCACCGCGCAAATGGCCATGAAGGCGCTGCTGAAAGTCAGGCCGGATCTTCCCGTGGACAGGCTCAACAGCCTGGTCGCCGGCGGGCAGTTCGATACGGGAAAAGATCTGCGCCATTACCCGACCGAGAAGCTCGAAGGAAAAAGACTGGCGGTGATCGGCTATGGCAACATCGGTCGGGAATTCGCCAGGCTCGGCCAGGCCTTCGGCATGCGGGTCACCATCCATGCGCGGCCCCGTCACCGCAAATGGATCGAGCTGGAAGGCTTCGACTACGCCGCAAGCATGGTGGAGGCGGCGCGCGGCGCGGACGCGCTTTCGGTCCATCTTGGCCTGGGCGCTTTCGATGCCGGCCGGCAAAAATACGCCAATGCCGGGCTGATCGGAGATGAGGTGCTTTCGGCTCTCAACTACGGCGCCGTGCTCATCAACTATGATCGCGGCGAACTGGTCGACGTGGCGGCGCTGGAGCGCGCATTGGAATCGGGCCGTATTTCCCACGCGGCGATCGATGCCGACCTTTTTGCCGATGGCGCGACGCTTTCAGGACCGATGCTGCCTTATCTGAAGCTGGTCGAAGCCTATGGCCAGTGTCTGGAACTTCTTCCGCATGCCGCGGCCGACACCGACCATCCCTCCCGTGTCGCGGGCGCCAAGCAGGCGATCGATCAGATCCGCGCCGCCATCGTCGACCATCGCGTCCACAATCTGAAAGGATCGCTGCCTTCCGGTTTTGTCGACATGGGAGCGAAAACCCCGCCCGGTATCGGCGGCATCAATCTCCGGCACCTGGCGGCGCTGGCCGACGATCAAAACGTGGCCGCCGACCTCGCCCGATCAAGCGCTCTCGTTGCCGCGTTCTGGGAACGCATCCTGGCGGCGTCCGAGCAGGAGCGACCGGCGCTGATCGCTTCCGGAGGCGAAGCGTTCGCCGAGGCCGCGAACCGTCTCTCCACACTTATGCGCACGTATCATCTTTCGGGGCCGTTCACTTCAGGATCGCCCTGA
- a CDS encoding SGNH/GDSL hydrolase family protein: protein MTKKSILCFGDSLTWGWIPVIEGSPTHRYAYQDRWTGVMASHLGDGYHVIEEGLSARTTSLDDPNDPRLNGSAYLPSAIASHLPLDLVIVMLGTNDTKSFFRRTPYEIANGMAKLVGQILTSAGGVGTPYPAPQALVVAPPPLTPMPHPFFQGMFAGGHEKTAALAAEYRAMADFTKVDFLNAGDFITTDGCDGIHFTAENNCGLGKAIADKVQEIFARQADRKVA, encoded by the coding sequence ATGACCAAAAAATCGATCCTCTGTTTTGGAGACTCGCTGACCTGGGGCTGGATTCCGGTCATCGAGGGATCGCCGACGCATCGCTACGCCTATCAGGACCGCTGGACGGGCGTGATGGCCTCGCATCTGGGCGACGGATATCATGTGATCGAGGAAGGTTTGAGCGCCCGCACGACCAGCCTCGACGATCCCAACGATCCGCGCCTCAACGGCAGCGCCTATCTGCCCTCGGCCATCGCCAGCCACCTGCCGCTCGATCTCGTCATCGTCATGCTCGGCACCAATGACACCAAGTCGTTCTTCCGCCGCACGCCCTACGAGATCGCCAACGGCATGGCCAAGCTCGTCGGCCAGATTCTCACCAGCGCCGGCGGTGTCGGCACGCCCTATCCGGCCCCGCAGGCGCTGGTGGTCGCGCCGCCGCCGCTGACCCCGATGCCGCATCCCTTCTTCCAGGGCATGTTCGCCGGCGGCCATGAGAAGACGGCGGCGCTCGCGGCCGAATACCGTGCCATGGCCGATTTCACGAAGGTCGATTTCCTCAATGCCGGGGATTTCATCACCACCGACGGCTGCGACGGCATCCACTTCACTGCCGAGAACAACTGCGGCCTCGGCAAGGCGATAGCGGACAAGGTTCAGGAGATCTTCGCGCGCCAGGCCGATCGCAAGGTTGCCTGA